The Medicago truncatula cultivar Jemalong A17 chromosome 4, MtrunA17r5.0-ANR, whole genome shotgun sequence genome includes a region encoding these proteins:
- the LOC112420923 gene encoding uncharacterized protein, which translates to MGEEGGGWQWRRRLWVWEEELLAECRLLLVNVSLQPLSYDVWQWQPDPSQGYTVRGAYALLTNQKEQQDSLCEELVWHKQVPLKVSIFAWRLIRDRLPTKSNLAYRGILNSEACLCVSGCGLLEDARHLFLSCSFFGSLWSLVRSWIGFDGVDHCDISNHCAHFAFYTGGLKARRSFLQLIWLLTMWVIWNERNNKIFKQKESSLVQLLDKVKYHSLWWLKANKVVFVFDDQMSSLVDRTSNMEES; encoded by the coding sequence ATGGGGGAGGAGGGAGGGGGATGGCAGTGGCGTCGAAGAttgtgggtgtgggaggaggagcTTCTTGCGGAGTGTAGGTTATTACTTGTTAATGTTTCATTGCAGCCTCTTTCTTATGATGTGTGGCAGTGGCAACCGGACCCTAGTCAAGGGTACACAGTTCGTGGAGCATATGCTTTGCTTACTAATCAAAAGGAGCAGCAGGATAGTCTTTGTGAAGAATTGGTTTGGCACAAACAGGTTCCCCTTAAGGTGTCTATTTTTGCTTGGAGGTTGATTCGAGATAGACTTCCTACAAAGTCTAATTTAGCATATCGTGGTATATTGAATTCAGAGGCATGTTTATGTGTGTCAGGATGTGGTTTATTGGAAGATGCTcgacatttatttttgtcttgcaGCTTCTTTGGTTCTTTATGGTCGTTGGTGAGGTCTTGGATAGGCTTTGATGGTGTTGATCATTGTGATATTTCAAATCATTGTGCACATTTTGCATTTTACACAGGTGGTTTGAAAGCAAGGAGATCATTTCTTCAGCTTATTTGGTTACTGACGATGTGGGTTAtctggaatgaaagaaataacaagatatttaagcaaaaaGAAAGTTCATTAGTTCAATTATTAGATAAAGTAAAGTATCATTCTTTgtggtggctgaaagctaataaggttgtttttgtgtttgatgATCAGATGAGCAGTTTGGTTGACCGCACGTCTAACATGGAAGAATCTTAA